The following DNA comes from Nitrospira sp..
AGCGCTCACTACATTGGATGACGACGAGAAGGATGAGACGCGCGAGGCCGCCCGATCGGCGGTGGTGCTCAGTCCGTCTGGAACGATGCTCTGGAAGGGAGCGGCAAGCGCGCCCCGCCCTCCCCTGTCTGCCGCACAACTGGCCGACCTGCAGCACGGCCTTACCCTATATGACACCATCACGCCGCCGCACGATGGCGCGATCCGGCGGATCTCGTTTCCCGTCACGCAGGCCGGATCCGTGCGATACCTCCTCCAGATGGACACATCGCTTCGACTTGTCGACGATACCCTCCGCCTGCTGATGCTCCTCCTGGCCACTCTTGCCGGAGCGATGATCGTCGTCGGATGGGTCGGCAGCCGCTGGCTCGCGCGGGAAGCGTTGCGCCCCGTTGAAGCCTTGACCGCCACAGCCGAACAGATCTCCGTTCCATCGTTGAAAACGCGGATGCCATTAGCAGCGCCATACGAGGAGTTTGCGCGGCTCGCCCAGGTCTTCAACGCCATGCTGGACCGGTTGCACCAGGTGTTTGAGGGGCAACGCCATTTCATCGCCGACGCGGCCCATGAGATCCAAACGCCACTGACAGTGATCAGAGGCACCATCGAAGTCGCCTTGCAGAAAAGCCGCACGGACGAAGACTATCGCGACGCCCTGGTGACGAACCTGGAACAGGTCGAGCGACTCGGCACCTTGACCCGCTCGCTCCTCACCCTGGCGCAATTCTCCGGAGACCGCCCTCCGGTCACACTCACACCCCTCGTGTTGGAACCGCTGGTGAAGAATCTGGTCACCGAATTGAGCCCACTGGCGGAAGACCGCAAGATCAGACTGTCGATGGAGGCCCAGCCGGTATCCCTCGTACAAGGCGACGCGGGGCGGCTGACGCAATTGCTCGTCAACCTGCTCGACAATGCCCTGGCCTATACGCCGCCGGAAGGCCGCATTACGATCCGACTCAAGCCGATACCCGCACACGTGGTGCTGGAGGTGGAGGATTCGGGGTCCGGCATCGCACAGGAACATCTGCCGCGATTATTTGAACGGTTTTACCGGGCTGATCCCGCGCGAGCCAGAGAATCGGGCGGAACAGGACTCGGGCTGGCCATCGTGAGGGAAATCGCCGAAGCCCACGGAGGTACGGTCGCAGTAGAGAGCACGCTCGGACAGGGCACGCGGTTCACCGTCACCCTGCCCGCTTGCGCAAGCGGTGATGCTTCCGCTGGCTGATGAGATATCCCACGATGACCAGATTCAGCAGCAGGGCCCCGACGCGCAGGAGAGTGACCCGGTCGATGATTTCGTAGAGCTCCACGGGAATCAGGAGACTCGTCGACACCACCGTCAGATACGCGGCCCAGGAGAACTCCAGCCACAGGCCGACTCCCTCAACCACCATCAGCCCTGCATAACCTAGACTGATCAGACCTGCTACCAGCACACTGTGCGGCTGAAGTGCATCCACCTTTAGCACCAGCCCATGAATGAGATGCGAGTCGGCATTGAGATGAAGGGCTTCAATCAGGAGAGAAAACAATGTGGCGATCTCGGCATGCACCAACTTGAGAAGGCCCAACCCGAGAAGAAGCAGCAGCACACCCTTCACCATCTTGAGGACCGCAATCGCAGCCAGTCCGGTATGGTGTGTGCGCGTTGTCATCATGGAAGAGTTTTACAACGCACTGTATACGCGCCAATGACTACGAACAATTGATTCGACTATTGCGCACAGCCAGTCAAAGAATCGCCCACGCTGTCACAATGATCCCACTCTGACGTACGGCAGTACCTAGAAGCCCGACCCCACCGCCTTTAGGCACTAGCTCCCGGTCTCAAGCCATGGCATAGTACCTCCCCGTGTCGCAGGATTGAAACAGGCATAGTGCCCGATCCCAGTCTACCCAGGAGCCCGTACATGGCATACTTACTGTCGCTTGCAAAAATCGTTCAGTCGCTGCTGGAGCCGGGATCCGTGGTGCCGGCGCGCCTCCGGGATCGCATGGATGAAGATACGGCCCAAGCAGTGGAACGGGCCCTGCGCGCCCTCTCGGAAGTGGCGATGCAACAGCATCATCAGGCGCGGGCCTCAGGCACCTACGCGGCCATCCAGGAAGAGCAGGACACCCTCCTCGGCGAGATCGCGATTCACACACGAGCCGTCAGATCGGACCTCACCCTCACGCCCCAGGAAGCCGTCCGCCGGATTCTCTTGATCGTGGGATTTGCCAGGACCGTTCTGGATAATGATCCGCAGCTTGAAGAGCAGCTGGGTCCCGGCGTCGGCGCCTTTTTTGAGAAATTGGACCGGGCGGAATTCAGAGGCGGGGCCGGCGCCTAAGAAAAAAGAGCCGCTGCGGTACGCCGCCGCAAATAGCCGCGTGATTTCTCTCAGAAAAACCGGTATCCTTTCCGACCGACGCTGGCACTGTCTTCCAGCCGGCACAAGGAAGGGAATCCATGAGCTCGACACCCGGTCTTAGCACCACCACACAGTTCCGCAACCTCCTCCTGTCCGACCAGCTGGAATTCAT
Coding sequences within:
- a CDS encoding DUF2127 domain-containing protein, producing the protein MMTTRTHHTGLAAIAVLKMVKGVLLLLLGLGLLKLVHAEIATLFSLLIEALHLNADSHLIHGLVLKVDALQPHSVLVAGLISLGYAGLMVVEGVGLWLEFSWAAYLTVVSTSLLIPVELYEIIDRVTLLRVGALLLNLVIVGYLISQRKHHRLRKRAG
- a CDS encoding ATP-binding protein, with translation MVAFRTRIRRSAIALVLILLTAFSILIYTGLSTLLAQHVDRELLTLAEQEAARVELTTGALTTLDDDEKDETREAARSAVVLSPSGTMLWKGAASAPRPPLSAAQLADLQHGLTLYDTITPPHDGAIRRISFPVTQAGSVRYLLQMDTSLRLVDDTLRLLMLLLATLAGAMIVVGWVGSRWLAREALRPVEALTATAEQISVPSLKTRMPLAAPYEEFARLAQVFNAMLDRLHQVFEGQRHFIADAAHEIQTPLTVIRGTIEVALQKSRTDEDYRDALVTNLEQVERLGTLTRSLLTLAQFSGDRPPVTLTPLVLEPLVKNLVTELSPLAEDRKIRLSMEAQPVSLVQGDAGRLTQLLVNLLDNALAYTPPEGRITIRLKPIPAHVVLEVEDSGSGIAQEHLPRLFERFYRADPARARESGGTGLGLAIVREIAEAHGGTVAVESTLGQGTRFTVTLPACASGDASAG